In Actinoplanes derwentensis, the following proteins share a genomic window:
- a CDS encoding cellulase family glycosylhydrolase, translating to MKRRLATIAAVLITLTAAVFTVVNPAWAATGLRVSGRNIVEANGSTFVMRGINHMHTWYAGQTQSFADMKAAGANTVRVVLSGGRWTANTAADVTNVISLCKANKLICVLENHDTTGYGEDSAAYTLDQAVNYWIGLKSVLVGQENYVVINIGNEPIGNTNPGQWTAATVAAIQKMRTNGFEHLLMIDAPNWGQDWQYTMRDNAQTVLNADTRANTVLSIHMYAVFNTAASIRNYLDVFQNNNWPLVIGEFGWQFASGEVDDTTLMAEAQARGIGYLGWSWAGNTDPILDMTNNFDATSLTTWGQRIVNGPNGLKATSKEATIFSGVQPSSPTPSSASPSPSSPSPSPSSPSPSTSNPPVGACTATYAVTGSWPGGFQGDVKVTAGSAAISGWAVTWTFANGQTVSNAWGATVTSSGSTVTGRNAAWNGALAAGASTNFGFLGSWAGTNAVPTVTCAAA from the coding sequence ATGAAGAGAAGACTGGCCACGATCGCCGCCGTCCTCATCACCCTCACCGCCGCGGTGTTCACCGTCGTCAACCCCGCCTGGGCCGCCACCGGCCTACGCGTCAGCGGTCGCAACATCGTCGAGGCCAACGGCTCGACGTTCGTGATGCGCGGCATCAACCACATGCACACCTGGTACGCCGGACAGACCCAGTCGTTCGCGGACATGAAAGCCGCCGGGGCGAACACCGTCCGGGTCGTGCTCAGCGGCGGCCGCTGGACCGCCAACACCGCCGCCGACGTCACCAACGTGATCAGCCTGTGCAAGGCCAACAAGCTGATCTGTGTACTGGAGAACCACGACACCACCGGGTACGGCGAAGACTCCGCCGCCTACACCCTGGACCAGGCGGTGAACTACTGGATCGGGCTCAAGAGTGTGCTCGTGGGCCAGGAGAACTACGTAGTCATCAACATCGGCAACGAACCGATCGGCAACACCAACCCCGGCCAGTGGACGGCAGCCACGGTCGCCGCGATCCAGAAGATGCGCACCAACGGCTTCGAGCACCTGCTGATGATCGACGCCCCGAACTGGGGTCAAGATTGGCAGTACACGATGCGAGACAACGCGCAGACCGTCCTGAACGCCGACACCCGCGCCAACACGGTGCTCTCCATCCACATGTACGCCGTGTTCAACACCGCCGCGTCGATCCGCAACTACCTGGACGTCTTCCAGAACAACAACTGGCCCCTGGTGATCGGCGAGTTCGGCTGGCAGTTCGCCTCCGGCGAGGTCGACGACACCACACTGATGGCCGAGGCGCAGGCCCGGGGAATCGGCTACCTGGGCTGGTCGTGGGCCGGCAACACCGACCCGATCCTGGACATGACCAACAACTTCGACGCCACCTCGCTCACCACCTGGGGCCAGCGAATCGTCAACGGTCCGAACGGTCTGAAGGCCACCAGTAAGGAGGCCACCATCTTCAGCGGCGTCCAGCCCAGCTCACCGACCCCGTCGTCAGCGTCGCCGTCGCCCAGCTCGCCGTCTCCCTCGCCCAGCTCGCCGTCCCCGAGCACGTCGAACCCGCCGGTCGGGGCCTGCACCGCTACTTACGCCGTCACCGGCAGCTGGCCGGGCGGATTCCAGGGTGACGTCAAGGTGACCGCAGGCAGCGCGGCGATCAGCGGCTGGGCCGTGACTTGGACGTTCGCCAACGGCCAGACCGTCAGCAATGCCTGGGGCGCCACCGTGACCAGCAGCGGCTCCACAGTGACGGGCCGCAACGCGGCGTGGAACGGCGCTCTGGCAGCCGGCGCCTCCACGAACTTCGGCTTCCTCGGTTCCTGGGCCGGTACCAACGCGGTGCCTACGGTGACCTGCGCCGCAGCCTGA
- a CDS encoding GGDEF domain-containing protein yields MRKVTGRRTAPPVDDSLRSRRRAVETAGMASRSVGFVLTAVYMSGVTDLAPAQLSNDMMIASWLALGLIAAANVLAVLARRRPASRWYSLLSAVQVLFDTVTIIAFVVVSERDFTQTTWPLLALSISIAAIRHQLLGAVLTFAITSVAFVLLVPDSPDLAFVLGTNVMTAIMAGSQSSAFARQFAELNETRRALQHQATHDPLTGLPNRARLAAYADGCTGRPLAVLLLDLNGFKEVNDTYGHAAGDVLLHEIGTRLALVLGDEGMVGRLGGDEFLVLLPDARAEAIGPVADRIRSAVRQPIDIGGHRVTVGVSAGSALRPAGTGTGLDALTAEADAAMYRDKRDRRAA; encoded by the coding sequence ATGCGCAAGGTGACCGGCAGGCGGACCGCGCCGCCGGTCGACGACTCGCTGCGGTCGCGGCGGCGGGCGGTGGAGACGGCCGGGATGGCGTCACGTTCCGTCGGGTTCGTGCTGACCGCCGTCTACATGAGCGGTGTGACCGACCTGGCGCCCGCCCAGCTCAGCAACGACATGATGATCGCGTCCTGGCTCGCCCTCGGGCTGATCGCCGCGGCGAACGTGCTGGCCGTACTGGCCCGGCGGCGACCGGCGTCACGCTGGTATTCGCTGCTCAGCGCGGTACAGGTGCTGTTCGACACGGTCACGATCATCGCGTTCGTGGTGGTCTCCGAGCGGGACTTCACCCAGACCACATGGCCGTTGCTGGCGCTCAGCATCTCGATCGCCGCGATCCGGCACCAGCTCCTCGGCGCGGTGCTCACCTTCGCGATCACATCGGTGGCGTTCGTGCTGCTGGTACCGGACTCGCCGGACCTCGCGTTCGTTCTCGGCACCAACGTGATGACCGCGATCATGGCCGGGTCGCAGTCGTCCGCGTTCGCCCGGCAGTTCGCCGAACTCAACGAGACCCGGCGAGCCCTGCAACACCAGGCCACCCACGACCCGCTCACCGGGTTGCCGAACCGGGCGCGGCTGGCCGCCTACGCGGACGGTTGCACCGGCCGTCCGCTGGCGGTGTTGTTGCTGGACCTGAACGGGTTCAAGGAGGTCAACGACACCTACGGGCACGCGGCCGGGGACGTGCTGCTGCATGAGATCGGCACCCGGCTGGCCCTGGTGCTCGGCGACGAGGGCATGGTCGGGCGGCTGGGCGGCGACGAGTTCCTGGTGCTGCTGCCGGATGCCCGGGCCGAGGCGATCGGCCCGGTGGCCGACCGGATCCGCTCAGCGGTCAGGCAGCCGATCGACATCGGCGGCCACCGGGTGACTGTCGGCGTCAGTGCCGGGTCGGCGCTGCGCCCGGCCGGGACCGGCACCGGACTGGACGCGCTGACCGCGGAGGCGGACGCGGCGATGTACCGGGACAAGCGTGACCGCCGGGCCGCCTGA
- a CDS encoding GGDEF domain-containing protein translates to MRKLLRRSPVSVDDGALLKRRRTIETAALVSRGLGIVSTALAAAGIGAGSVSTVMNSDHMRLACWAGVVLMALANVFAFVSRRRPASPWYTPLSAGQVVLDTTTILGIVVISTLDSGTTTWPLLSLAIAVAALRHRLPGALLVFAATSAGFTYFTPYTSESSFVLGVGLLIAVITGAQSSSLDHHLTELNEIRRELQHQATHDPMTGLPNRARLAGYADACAGRPLAVLLLDLNGFKEVNDTYGHAAGDVLLHEIGARLAGALGDEGLVGRLGGDEFLVLLPEADTAVVARTVTRIRDHVRQPVALGDGRTVRVGISAGVAMRAAGEDTRLDALTAEADAAMYREKRGRTVA, encoded by the coding sequence ATGCGTAAGCTGCTCCGCCGCTCGCCGGTGTCCGTGGACGATGGCGCCCTGCTCAAACGGCGGCGCACCATCGAGACCGCGGCCCTGGTGTCGCGCGGTCTCGGGATCGTCTCCACCGCGCTGGCCGCGGCCGGGATCGGCGCCGGATCGGTGTCGACGGTGATGAACAGTGACCACATGCGGCTCGCCTGTTGGGCGGGCGTCGTGCTGATGGCGTTGGCTAACGTGTTCGCCTTCGTCAGCCGGCGCCGTCCGGCGTCACCCTGGTACACGCCCCTCAGCGCCGGACAGGTCGTCCTCGACACCACGACGATCCTCGGCATCGTGGTGATCTCGACGCTCGACAGTGGCACCACCACCTGGCCGTTGCTGTCCCTGGCGATCGCGGTGGCGGCCCTGCGGCACCGGTTGCCCGGCGCGCTGCTGGTCTTCGCGGCGACCTCGGCCGGCTTCACGTATTTCACGCCGTACACCAGCGAATCGTCTTTTGTCCTGGGTGTCGGTCTTCTGATCGCGGTGATCACCGGGGCACAGTCGTCGTCGCTGGACCATCACCTGACCGAACTCAACGAGATCCGGCGGGAGCTGCAGCACCAGGCCACCCATGATCCGATGACCGGGTTGCCGAACCGGGCGCGGCTGGCCGGCTACGCGGACGCCTGCGCCGGCCGTCCGCTGGCGGTGTTGTTGCTGGACCTGAACGGGTTCAAAGAGGTCAACGACACGTACGGGCATGCGGCCGGGGATGTGCTGCTGCACGAGATCGGGGCCCGGCTGGCGGGGGCGCTCGGCGACGAAGGTCTGGTCGGGCGGTTGGGCGGGGACGAGTTCCTGGTCCTGCTGCCGGAGGCGGACACCGCGGTGGTGGCCCGGACGGTGACCCGGATCCGGGACCATGTCCGGCAACCGGTCGCTCTCGGTGACGGCCGCACGGTCCGGGTCGGGATCAGCGCCGGTGTGGCGATGCGGGCGGCCGGTGAAGACACTCGCCTGGACGCGCTGACGGCCGAGGCGGACGCCGCCATGTACCGGGAGAAGCGCGGCCGAACCGTGGCCTGA
- a CDS encoding methyl-accepting chemotaxis protein: MGALQNIGIAKRLAAIVVGGAVALGALAAIALTSQATLSTQAEDVRKLEACLAALNHLNNRQSELKVDAYRSALGQDVSQDVVDDVQSAVEAGDAVESCGMPSALITEFQGYRADFNSFNAFITTFVTNGVANPKSVLDDIDQIPEQNDKTDGELDVLTEKVQAGIDQQKAEMDTAISSTRMWALIVAGLGLALLIGMAIPLVRSILGPIRQLATVIGALDKGDLTIRSEITSQDELGVMAAGLDRSLDKMRDSMRTIAHDADTLAAASTELAAVSGEIASAVDNTDRQSSSASTEADEISRNVQTVAAGSEEMGLSIREISRNAADAAQVASIAVSEAASATETIRKLGESSAEIGNVIKLITSIAEQTNLLALNATIEAARAGDAGKGFAVVASEVKDLAQETARATEDIGSRVTAIQQDTGGAVDVINRISEVIAQINDFQTTIASAVEEQTATTGEMSRSIAEVAAGSQRIATNISDVSAASAATVGGVNQTREASNEVSRTAEELRNLVGAFKF; this comes from the coding sequence ATGGGCGCGTTACAGAACATCGGTATCGCCAAGCGGCTGGCGGCGATCGTCGTGGGCGGCGCTGTCGCGCTCGGCGCACTGGCGGCGATCGCCCTGACCAGCCAGGCCACGCTGAGTACACAGGCCGAGGACGTCCGCAAGCTGGAGGCCTGCCTCGCGGCCCTGAATCACCTCAACAACCGGCAGAGCGAACTGAAGGTGGACGCCTACCGGTCCGCCCTCGGCCAGGACGTCAGCCAGGACGTGGTCGACGACGTGCAGTCCGCGGTCGAGGCCGGCGACGCGGTGGAGTCCTGCGGGATGCCCAGCGCGCTGATCACCGAGTTCCAGGGGTACCGCGCCGACTTCAACTCCTTCAACGCCTTCATCACGACGTTCGTCACCAACGGCGTGGCGAACCCGAAGTCGGTTCTCGACGACATCGACCAGATCCCCGAGCAGAACGACAAGACCGACGGCGAGCTGGACGTCCTCACCGAGAAGGTGCAGGCCGGCATCGACCAGCAGAAGGCCGAGATGGACACGGCCATCTCCAGCACCCGGATGTGGGCGCTCATCGTCGCCGGGCTCGGCCTGGCCCTGCTGATCGGCATGGCGATCCCGCTGGTCCGGTCGATCCTCGGCCCGATCCGGCAACTCGCCACCGTGATCGGCGCCCTGGACAAGGGTGACCTCACCATCCGCAGCGAGATCACCAGCCAGGACGAGCTGGGCGTGATGGCGGCCGGCCTGGACCGGTCGCTGGACAAGATGCGCGACTCGATGCGGACCATCGCCCACGACGCCGACACCCTCGCCGCCGCCTCGACCGAGCTGGCCGCCGTCTCCGGTGAGATCGCCTCGGCCGTCGACAACACCGACCGGCAGAGCAGCTCCGCCTCGACCGAGGCCGACGAGATCTCCCGCAACGTGCAGACCGTCGCGGCCGGCTCGGAGGAGATGGGCCTGTCGATCCGGGAGATCTCCCGCAACGCCGCCGACGCCGCACAGGTCGCCTCGATCGCGGTGTCCGAGGCCGCCAGCGCCACCGAGACCATCCGCAAGCTCGGCGAGTCGTCCGCCGAGATCGGCAACGTGATCAAGCTGATCACCTCGATCGCCGAACAGACCAACCTGCTCGCCCTGAACGCCACCATCGAAGCCGCTCGTGCCGGGGACGCCGGCAAGGGCTTCGCGGTGGTCGCCTCCGAGGTCAAGGACCTGGCCCAGGAGACCGCCCGCGCCACCGAGGACATCGGCAGCCGGGTCACCGCCATCCAGCAGGACACCGGCGGCGCGGTCGATGTGATCAACCGGATCTCCGAGGTGATCGCCCAGATCAACGACTTCCAGACGACCATCGCCTCGGCAGTCGAGGAGCAGACCGCCACCACCGGCGAGATGAGCCGCAGCATCGCCGAGGTGGCCGCCGGTTCACAGCGCATCGCCACCAACATCAGTGACGTCTCGGCGGCCAGCGCCGCCACCGTCGGCGGTGTCAACCAGACCCGCGAGGCCAGCAACGAGGTGTCACGGACCGCCGAGGAACTGCGCAACCTGGTCGGCGCGTTCAAGTTCTAA
- a CDS encoding UBP-type zinc finger domain-containing protein, translated as MTDEAPIRTDVPPSGTGCAECLAAGGWWFHLRRCAECGQVGCCDSSPSQHATAHWKATGHPVIQSFEPGEDWFWDFRSETAGSGPVLAPPASHPAEQPAPGPAGAVPSDWTRHLNR; from the coding sequence GTGACTGATGAAGCTCCGATCCGGACCGATGTCCCGCCCTCCGGCACCGGGTGTGCCGAGTGCCTCGCCGCCGGCGGCTGGTGGTTCCATCTGCGCCGGTGCGCCGAGTGCGGTCAGGTGGGCTGCTGCGACAGTTCGCCGTCGCAGCATGCCACCGCGCACTGGAAGGCGACCGGGCATCCGGTGATCCAGTCGTTCGAGCCGGGTGAGGACTGGTTCTGGGATTTCCGCAGCGAAACGGCCGGTTCCGGGCCGGTGCTCGCGCCGCCGGCCAGCCATCCGGCCGAGCAGCCCGCGCCGGGCCCCGCAGGCGCGGTACCGTCGGATTGGACGCGTCACCTCAATCGCTGA
- a CDS encoding winged helix-turn-helix transcriptional regulator — MDDDLIPSVFARDCASRDVLANVTGRWGGLALAALHEGSYRFNALRRRVDGVSEKMLAQTLQALERDGLVRREVQATIPPRVEYSLTDFGARAAAKLVELIELVESEVPAAQAARAAYDRSH; from the coding sequence GTGGACGACGACCTGATCCCCAGCGTGTTCGCACGTGACTGTGCCTCCCGTGACGTGCTGGCCAACGTCACCGGCCGGTGGGGCGGGCTGGCGCTGGCCGCGCTGCACGAGGGGTCCTACCGATTCAACGCCCTGCGCCGCCGGGTCGACGGGGTGAGCGAGAAGATGCTGGCCCAGACGTTGCAGGCGCTCGAGCGCGACGGTCTGGTCCGGCGCGAGGTGCAGGCAACCATCCCGCCCCGGGTGGAGTACAGCCTCACCGACTTCGGCGCGCGGGCCGCCGCCAAACTCGTCGAGCTGATCGAGCTGGTCGAGAGTGAGGTCCCGGCCGCACAGGCGGCGCGTGCGGCGTACGACCGCTCGCATTGA
- a CDS encoding SDR family oxidoreductase → MTIAVTGATGHLGALVVEALIARGTAPSDIVAAVRDTTKAAGLAARGVQVREADYERPETLATAFAGVDKLLLISGNAVGQRVPQHTAVIEAAKTAGVGFLAYTSILRADTSPLGLAPEHLATEKLIEASGIEFALLRNGWYIENYAGSFGPAIAQGTLYGSAADGRIAAATRADFAEAAAAVLISGETGVFELAGDQPFTLAELAAEVAKQSGSPVAYQDLPVADYAAALVGAGLPEGFAGLLADTDTKIRDGHLDDSTGTLARLIGRPTTPLADAVTAALKN, encoded by the coding sequence ATGACCATCGCCGTCACCGGAGCCACCGGACACCTGGGCGCTCTCGTCGTCGAGGCGCTGATCGCCCGCGGCACCGCCCCGAGCGACATCGTCGCCGCGGTCCGGGACACCACGAAGGCCGCCGGCCTGGCCGCCCGGGGTGTCCAGGTGCGCGAGGCCGACTACGAGCGACCCGAGACCCTGGCCACCGCGTTCGCCGGGGTCGACAAGCTGCTGCTGATCTCCGGCAACGCGGTCGGCCAGCGGGTGCCCCAGCACACCGCCGTGATCGAGGCCGCCAAGACCGCCGGCGTGGGCTTCCTGGCGTACACCAGCATCCTGCGCGCCGACACCAGCCCGCTCGGCCTCGCCCCCGAGCACCTCGCCACCGAGAAGCTGATCGAGGCGTCCGGCATCGAGTTCGCCCTGCTCCGCAACGGGTGGTACATCGAGAACTACGCCGGTTCGTTCGGCCCCGCGATCGCCCAGGGCACCCTGTACGGCAGCGCCGCCGACGGCAGGATCGCCGCCGCCACCCGGGCCGACTTCGCCGAGGCGGCCGCCGCCGTGCTGATCAGCGGCGAGACCGGTGTCTTCGAGCTGGCCGGTGACCAGCCGTTCACCCTGGCCGAGCTGGCCGCCGAGGTGGCGAAGCAGTCCGGCTCGCCGGTCGCCTACCAGGACCTGCCGGTCGCCGACTACGCGGCCGCGCTCGTCGGCGCCGGCCTGCCGGAGGGCTTCGCGGGCCTGCTCGCGGACACCGACACCAAGATCCGCGACGGCCACCTGGACGACTCGACCGGCACCCTCGCCCGCCTGATCGGCCGCCCGACCACCCCGCTGGCCGACGCGGTAACCGCCGCCCTCAAGAACTGA
- a CDS encoding aminoacyl-tRNA deacylase: MSSAVEAVKATGIEYDVIRHGPVNSAAEAAAARGMEIRDLVKTLVVRRADGDFLFVLVPGDRAVSWPKLRTLLGVNRLSMPDAATAKGATGYERGTITPFGSLRAWPVIADATLRGRTVSLGAGEHGVALRVAADAAVECLGGTFADVTDLTP; this comes from the coding sequence ATGTCGAGCGCCGTCGAGGCCGTGAAGGCCACCGGGATCGAGTACGACGTGATCCGGCACGGGCCGGTGAACAGTGCCGCCGAGGCCGCGGCCGCCCGTGGGATGGAGATCCGTGACCTGGTCAAGACGCTCGTCGTGCGCCGGGCCGACGGGGACTTTCTGTTCGTGCTCGTCCCCGGGGACCGGGCCGTCTCCTGGCCCAAGCTACGCACCCTGCTCGGGGTGAACCGGCTGTCGATGCCGGACGCGGCGACCGCCAAGGGGGCCACCGGGTACGAGCGGGGCACCATCACGCCGTTCGGTTCGCTGCGGGCGTGGCCGGTGATCGCCGACGCGACCTTGCGCGGCCGGACCGTCAGCCTGGGGGCGGGCGAGCACGGGGTGGCGCTGCGGGTCGCCGCCGACGCCGCCGTGGAGTGCCTGGGCGGCACGTTCGCCGACGTCACCGACCTGACCCCCTGA
- a CDS encoding DUF427 domain-containing protein, which produces MSKPRLHPGPEHPITITPTGKRVTITVGGTVIADTPNALTLQESNYPPVQYVPLGDVDPAVLTPSDKQTYCPYKGDASYWSLPDAADAVWGYPDPYDAVSEIKGFVAFYPDQVELVIDER; this is translated from the coding sequence ATGTCCAAGCCTCGTCTGCATCCAGGCCCGGAACATCCGATCACGATCACCCCGACCGGTAAAAGGGTGACCATCACCGTCGGCGGGACGGTGATCGCCGACACTCCGAACGCGCTGACGCTGCAGGAGTCGAACTACCCACCGGTGCAGTACGTGCCGCTCGGTGATGTCGACCCGGCGGTGCTGACCCCGAGCGACAAGCAGACGTACTGCCCGTACAAGGGCGACGCGAGCTACTGGTCACTTCCGGACGCGGCGGATGCCGTGTGGGGCTATCCGGACCCGTACGACGCGGTCTCGGAGATCAAAGGTTTTGTCGCCTTCTATCCGGACCAGGTCGAACTGGTGATCGACGAACGCTGA
- a CDS encoding MerR family transcriptional regulator, translated as MFTIGDFARHGRVSVRMLRHYDATGLLRPAHVDPATGYRHYTAGQLARLNRIIALKDLGFTLQKVHDIVDGSLSTEELRGMLRLRRAELEAAMTAAAARLTQVEARLRAIESEGHMPTNDVVVVKNVPSLRVAELTAVAASYQPEDISPVISPLYAQLFERLEAAGVHPSGPGVAYYEDTVDGGITVHAAIQVAGGPETTDFSVRDLAPIAQAATIVHHGSMDSVVPTAQTLAQWIDANGYRADGYAREINLECPENRDDWVTELQVPITKL; from the coding sequence ATGTTCACCATCGGAGACTTCGCCCGCCATGGCCGCGTTTCGGTCCGGATGCTGCGTCACTACGACGCGACCGGACTGCTGCGGCCCGCCCACGTCGACCCGGCCACCGGTTACCGGCATTACACCGCCGGTCAGCTGGCCCGGCTCAACCGGATCATCGCCCTGAAAGACCTCGGTTTCACGCTGCAGAAGGTGCACGACATCGTCGACGGCAGCCTGAGCACCGAGGAGTTGCGGGGCATGCTCCGGCTGCGCCGGGCCGAACTGGAGGCGGCGATGACCGCGGCGGCCGCCCGGCTGACGCAGGTGGAGGCGCGGCTCCGAGCCATCGAGAGTGAGGGCCACATGCCCACCAACGACGTCGTCGTCGTCAAGAACGTCCCGTCGCTCCGGGTCGCCGAGCTGACCGCGGTCGCCGCGAGCTACCAGCCGGAGGACATCAGCCCGGTGATCAGCCCGCTCTACGCTCAGCTGTTCGAGCGGCTGGAGGCGGCCGGGGTGCACCCGTCCGGTCCCGGGGTCGCCTATTACGAGGACACGGTGGACGGCGGCATCACCGTCCATGCCGCGATCCAGGTCGCCGGTGGCCCGGAGACCACCGACTTCTCGGTACGTGATCTCGCCCCGATCGCGCAGGCGGCCACGATCGTGCACCACGGGTCGATGGACTCGGTGGTCCCGACCGCGCAGACCCTGGCCCAGTGGATCGACGCGAACGGTTACCGCGCCGACGGCTACGCCCGCGAGATCAACCTGGAGTGCCCGGAGAACCGCGACGACTGGGTGACCGAACTCCAGGTCCCGATCACCAAGCTCTGA
- a CDS encoding MATE family efflux transporter has protein sequence MPSLVAPAVRFSASILVGLLAGLVLHLFTLAFLGRLGGDALYVRAIFTPVGFLILAVTEGLVVAAQVSAGIATRSGRHDVLRPLPTFLVLGGGVLLLIAGVFAASAGPIMDALRVRPAQRPEVLAFVVTMCLATIVSLVPYGGAALLRGTGRTGRSSALAVGFTVLSMATMVALGAGTGLGVLAVPAATLIAGVVAGAVTRGLLRGHTAGGPWFQRDAAVLLWALGAPVAVTFLLLSTVNFGFLWVLRNATSADVAGFNLGQGANTFFMVVALAVGSGAAVAANLRPGPVRQPIEVSGLSAAVRIALPAYAVISVLIFLVRDPVSRILTSDPEVARTTAEYLMWIGPTFVVFGGTLAVLTYLEQVGHARTALLLNAVYFAVLLVIALLLPQPVTSLTLTKLLAAGNALGFLTCWLSARYLLSRPS, from the coding sequence GTGCCGTCCCTGGTCGCTCCCGCGGTCCGGTTCTCCGCTTCGATTCTCGTGGGGCTGCTGGCCGGTCTGGTCCTGCATCTGTTCACGCTGGCGTTCCTCGGCCGGCTGGGTGGTGACGCGCTCTATGTGCGGGCGATCTTCACCCCGGTCGGGTTCCTGATCCTGGCGGTCACCGAGGGTCTGGTGGTCGCGGCGCAGGTGTCGGCGGGGATAGCCACCCGCTCCGGTCGGCACGACGTGCTCCGGCCACTGCCGACGTTCCTGGTGCTGGGTGGCGGGGTGCTGCTGCTGATCGCCGGGGTGTTCGCGGCGTCCGCGGGCCCGATCATGGACGCGCTGCGGGTGCGCCCCGCGCAGCGGCCGGAGGTGCTGGCGTTCGTGGTGACGATGTGCCTGGCCACGATCGTGAGCCTGGTGCCGTACGGCGGTGCCGCACTACTGCGGGGCACCGGGCGGACCGGCAGGTCATCGGCTCTGGCGGTCGGATTCACGGTGCTGTCGATGGCGACGATGGTGGCGCTGGGCGCCGGGACCGGACTCGGGGTGCTCGCGGTGCCCGCCGCCACGCTGATCGCCGGTGTGGTCGCGGGTGCCGTGACACGAGGGCTGCTGCGCGGGCACACCGCCGGCGGGCCCTGGTTCCAGCGGGACGCGGCGGTCCTGCTGTGGGCTCTCGGCGCTCCGGTGGCGGTGACGTTTCTGCTGCTGTCGACGGTGAACTTCGGTTTCCTGTGGGTGTTGCGCAACGCCACTTCGGCCGACGTCGCCGGATTCAACCTGGGGCAGGGGGCGAACACCTTCTTCATGGTGGTGGCGCTGGCGGTCGGCTCGGGTGCGGCCGTCGCGGCGAACCTGCGGCCCGGTCCGGTCCGGCAGCCGATCGAGGTGTCCGGCCTGAGCGCGGCGGTGCGGATCGCCCTTCCGGCGTACGCCGTGATCAGTGTCCTGATCTTCCTGGTCCGGGACCCGGTGAGCCGGATCCTCACCTCGGATCCGGAGGTCGCGCGGACGACGGCCGAATATTTGATGTGGATCGGCCCGACGTTCGTGGTCTTCGGCGGGACCCTGGCCGTGCTGACCTATCTCGAACAGGTGGGTCATGCCCGGACGGCTCTGCTGCTCAACGCCGTCTACTTCGCGGTGCTGCTGGTGATCGCCCTGCTGTTGCCGCAGCCGGTCACCAGTCTCACCCTGACGAAACTGCTGGCGGCCGGCAACGCCCTCGGGTTCCTGACATGCTGGCTGAGCGCCCGGTACCTGCTGTCACGCCCCAGCTGA
- a CDS encoding P1 family peptidase codes for MITPQLMSAFGGHWTGDGTGVTVILPPPGTVASGEVRGGAPATRDFALLEPGRLVDRVDAVVLSGGSAFGLAAGDGVLRLLAEQGRGYPTPFGPVPIVVGMSVFDASIATRPPGPDEGRAAALAALTGKPFRVGTVGAGTGARSGRWRPETSPGGLGHAAGRAGAARVEVIVVVNAWGDVIGTDGRPVFGGAPVTDPAVRLGVENTTIAVVLTDAELSKLDCHLLAQSGHTGFARALHPAHSRYDGDAVVALATGEVPGADLDLLRAVTAEVMATAIRSAVTPSAGA; via the coding sequence ATGATCACCCCGCAGCTGATGTCGGCCTTCGGAGGTCACTGGACCGGCGACGGCACCGGCGTCACCGTGATCCTCCCGCCACCCGGCACGGTGGCCTCCGGTGAAGTCCGCGGCGGCGCCCCGGCGACCCGCGACTTCGCCCTGCTCGAACCGGGCCGCCTGGTCGACCGGGTCGACGCCGTGGTGCTCTCCGGCGGCTCGGCGTTCGGCCTGGCCGCCGGCGACGGGGTGCTGCGGCTGCTGGCCGAACAGGGCCGGGGCTATCCGACCCCGTTCGGCCCGGTGCCGATCGTCGTCGGCATGTCCGTCTTCGACGCGTCGATCGCGACGCGGCCGCCGGGCCCGGATGAGGGACGCGCGGCGGCGCTGGCGGCGCTCACCGGCAAACCCTTTCGCGTGGGTACGGTCGGAGCAGGCACCGGAGCCCGCAGCGGAAGATGGCGCCCCGAGACGTCCCCCGGCGGTCTGGGTCACGCCGCGGGCCGGGCCGGCGCCGCCCGGGTGGAGGTGATCGTCGTGGTCAACGCCTGGGGCGACGTGATCGGCACCGACGGCCGCCCGGTCTTCGGCGGCGCCCCGGTGACCGACCCGGCCGTGCGACTCGGCGTCGAGAACACCACCATCGCCGTGGTTCTCACCGACGCCGAGCTCAGCAAACTCGACTGCCACCTGCTGGCCCAGAGCGGCCACACCGGTTTCGCCCGGGCCCTGCACCCGGCCCACTCCCGCTACGACGGCGACGCCGTGGTCGCACTCGCCACCGGCGAGGTCCCCGGCGCCGACCTGGACCTGCTGCGCGCGGTCACCGCTGAGGTGATGGCCACCGCCATCCGCTCAGCCGTCACACCGTCAGCTGGGGCGTGA